A window from Pokkaliibacter sp. MBI-7 encodes these proteins:
- a CDS encoding DUF1302 family protein, with the protein MQYIFALMPRAAASALLLATTLWLPVNAAQAAPLDWSGELSSRLDYRLPEAERGWAQQKLKLKFSLGQQLDSGASWTAVGRGYIDPYYRQARFAGTDAHELSDDLWLHELYWRDGSDSWSWTLGKQQVTWGEADYFRVLDVVNPQDLSDYLLSYVEEFNQARHSLWMANIEWSGERWTQQWLWIPDFAATTLPADGSDFASAGIHTFQQLRDQADVREPGHALRDHSFGWRGSYSGDAIDVSLYGYYGWNPDPLLQLDSQGLHERYARRQVIGSSFSRAIDAWVVRGDAGLYLNEAVADSDGVRHRGDLAKALLALDYNGASYSLSLQALWGDGLSKPDWQNKQRMLSLYGEKRLHNDDLVLSNLAIVDLAGHSGLNEMQASYRLNGDVKVAVGSDLFWGDQALFSGYRSQNRVFIKGSYYW; encoded by the coding sequence ATGCAGTACATCTTCGCCCTGATGCCGCGCGCTGCGGCATCTGCCCTGCTGCTGGCCACGACGCTGTGGCTACCGGTCAACGCGGCGCAGGCTGCGCCGCTGGACTGGAGCGGCGAGCTGTCCAGCCGTCTCGACTATCGTCTGCCGGAAGCCGAGCGCGGCTGGGCACAACAAAAACTCAAGCTGAAATTCAGTCTGGGCCAGCAACTGGATTCCGGGGCCAGCTGGACTGCCGTCGGCCGTGGCTATATCGACCCCTATTATCGTCAGGCCCGCTTTGCCGGTACCGATGCCCATGAGCTGAGTGATGATCTCTGGCTGCATGAGCTGTACTGGCGTGATGGTAGTGACAGCTGGAGCTGGACCCTTGGCAAACAACAGGTGACCTGGGGTGAGGCCGATTACTTTCGCGTGCTGGATGTGGTCAACCCGCAGGATCTCAGCGACTACCTGCTGAGCTATGTCGAGGAATTCAATCAGGCCCGTCATTCCCTGTGGATGGCCAATATCGAATGGAGCGGTGAGCGCTGGACCCAGCAATGGCTGTGGATCCCTGATTTTGCCGCCACCACGCTGCCTGCCGACGGTAGCGACTTTGCCTCTGCCGGTATCCATACTTTCCAGCAGCTGCGCGATCAGGCTGACGTGCGCGAGCCCGGTCATGCCCTGCGTGATCACAGCTTCGGCTGGCGCGGCAGTTACAGCGGCGATGCCATCGACGTCAGTCTGTACGGCTACTATGGCTGGAATCCGGACCCGCTGCTGCAACTCGACAGTCAGGGTCTGCATGAACGCTACGCACGGCGGCAGGTTATCGGCAGTTCGTTCAGCCGCGCCATCGACGCCTGGGTCGTACGCGGTGATGCCGGGCTGTATCTCAACGAGGCCGTAGCCGACAGTGATGGCGTGCGGCATCGTGGCGATCTGGCCAAAGCCTTGCTGGCACTGGATTACAACGGCGCCAGCTACAGTCTCAGCCTGCAGGCATTGTGGGGTGATGGCCTGTCAAAACCGGACTGGCAGAACAAACAGCGCATGCTGTCACTGTATGGCGAGAAGCGTCTGCATAACGACGATCTGGTGCTGAGCAATCTGGCCATTGTCGATCTGGCCGGTCACAGCGGTCTCAATGAGATGCAGGCCAGCTATCGGCTCAACGGTGATGTCAAGGTAGCGGTGGGCAGTGATTTATTCTGGGGTGATCAGGCACTGTTTTCCGGCTACCGCAGCCAGAACCGGGTGTTTATCAAGGGCAGTTATTACTGGTAG
- a CDS encoding LuxR family transcriptional regulator: protein MESAQLAYQDAMSLLDISVASLAVRSEEDFQSLLQQVKKLLPCVRLTYLQLAREAQGLYPLLLQGLNLRAEETASLLRPDYLQSNKEVGFVLAQRCPIWLEYRDPQCEYSVLGQDNLIGHLSGQTLHNCSILNVDISQHQREEHFRLILSYLLPHLHEAGRRVAAHSDDGVEKVVFSQREAEVLRWLHEGKSSWEIGVILGISERTVKFHVANMCRRLNVCNRMHLVSKAMHMKILH from the coding sequence ATGGAATCTGCCCAGTTGGCGTATCAGGACGCCATGTCATTACTGGATATCAGCGTGGCCAGTCTGGCCGTGCGCAGCGAGGAGGACTTCCAGTCGCTGCTGCAGCAGGTCAAGAAGCTGCTGCCCTGTGTGCGGCTGACCTATCTGCAGCTGGCACGGGAAGCCCAGGGTCTCTACCCGCTGCTGTTGCAGGGTCTCAACCTCAGGGCGGAAGAAACCGCCAGCCTGCTGCGCCCTGATTATCTGCAATCCAATAAGGAAGTCGGTTTTGTGCTGGCCCAGCGCTGCCCGATCTGGCTGGAATACCGCGACCCCCAGTGCGAATACTCGGTACTGGGGCAGGATAACCTGATTGGTCATCTGAGCGGGCAGACACTGCACAACTGCAGCATCCTCAATGTTGATATCAGCCAGCACCAGCGTGAAGAGCACTTCCGCCTGATTCTGTCGTACCTGTTACCTCATCTGCATGAGGCGGGGCGCCGGGTAGCGGCACACAGTGATGACGGAGTGGAGAAGGTGGTGTTTTCCCAGCGCGAGGCCGAAGTGCTGCGCTGGCTGCACGAAGGTAAATCGAGCTGGGAAATCGGGGTGATTCTGGGGATCAGCGAGCGCACGGTGAAGTTTCATGTCGCCAACATGTGCCGCCGTCTGAACGTCTGTAATCGTATGCATCTGGTTTCCAAAGCCATGCATATGAAGATTTTGCACTGA